One window from the genome of Candidatus Chlorohelix allophototropha encodes:
- a CDS encoding tyrosine-type recombinase/integrase has translation MTNNLETAGVSTQQQHLAEQPQGWWAQDRWKMATCPLFAGKPEFLADNRIIEFSCKSPFLNIELKYGCWYKLERGDWNIQTWSGPALVASLSDWLNSTAPKATSLMIYNLDKWLFSLRTYLVSMGRAYSHQSAYLDSSQKTRFSHSNSQLVSAFRQIYLVIQEAYDDRPEYEREIWDLRRLGVTLNPAISNYKLNFTKISQPWLVQAAKHFMRYSLASCTAGTCKSRLIALTIFSSFLKEQYPLLESVDLNRSVIEAYLSYLNKSGMMASTWFHHLVHLRIFLELCSREDWAKVPGKRLIYNEDFPHLPKLQPRFIPADVMEQLNCHLNTFPEPLRQMVFMLRECGMRLSEMLTLSLDCLLQDASGDWFLCYYQHKMKKEHTIPFSQEVAAVIQQQQATVKSKWGNTIAILFPGPKGQPFKQRGFFNALNRACCARDIRDSSGRLYRFHAHQFRHTLATQMINNGVPQHIVQRFLGHESPEMTMRYAHIHDQTLKEAYIRFRSQVIDITGQVVTATQVNSGEMQWFKKNILAQTLPNGDCALPVVAGPCPHANACLTCTHFRTDASFLERHKVQRRETECLLLIARNNNWQRQVEMNERVKENLERIIEALEKEEKKDA, from the coding sequence GTGACGAATAATCTGGAAACAGCCGGGGTAAGTACCCAGCAACAGCATTTAGCCGAGCAACCTCAAGGCTGGTGGGCACAGGACAGGTGGAAAATGGCAACTTGTCCCTTATTTGCTGGCAAGCCTGAGTTCTTAGCTGACAACCGCATAATTGAGTTTAGCTGCAAGTCTCCATTTCTCAATATTGAGCTAAAGTACGGTTGCTGGTATAAACTTGAGAGAGGGGATTGGAACATCCAAACCTGGTCTGGACCAGCCTTGGTAGCCAGCCTGAGCGACTGGCTGAATTCCACAGCACCCAAAGCAACTTCATTGATGATCTATAACCTGGATAAATGGCTTTTTTCCTTGAGAACTTACCTTGTCAGCATGGGTCGCGCCTATAGCCATCAGAGTGCCTATCTGGATAGCTCACAAAAGACCCGGTTCAGTCACTCCAATTCTCAACTTGTTTCAGCCTTTCGCCAAATTTATCTGGTAATTCAAGAAGCTTATGACGACCGTCCCGAATATGAGCGAGAAATCTGGGATTTGCGGCGATTAGGGGTAACACTCAACCCCGCTATTTCCAATTACAAGCTTAATTTCACTAAAATATCCCAACCCTGGTTAGTGCAAGCGGCTAAGCATTTTATGCGCTATAGCCTAGCCAGTTGTACCGCTGGTACCTGTAAAAGTCGGCTGATAGCGCTAACAATCTTTTCTAGTTTTCTAAAGGAGCAATATCCTTTACTAGAATCGGTCGATTTAAACCGAAGTGTGATAGAAGCTTACTTGAGTTACCTGAACAAAAGCGGCATGATGGCTTCCACCTGGTTCCATCACCTGGTTCACTTGCGAATTTTCCTAGAATTATGCAGTCGTGAAGATTGGGCTAAAGTCCCTGGCAAACGTTTAATTTACAATGAAGATTTTCCGCACCTGCCCAAGTTACAACCACGCTTCATTCCGGCTGATGTAATGGAGCAACTTAACTGTCACTTGAATACTTTCCCAGAACCTCTCCGACAGATGGTTTTTATGTTACGAGAGTGCGGGATGCGGCTGAGTGAAATGTTAACCCTCTCTCTGGATTGCCTATTGCAAGATGCCAGCGGCGATTGGTTTCTGTGTTATTACCAGCATAAGATGAAAAAGGAGCATACTATTCCGTTTTCTCAGGAAGTCGCCGCTGTTATTCAACAGCAACAAGCTACTGTCAAAAGCAAGTGGGGCAATACTATCGCTATCCTATTTCCGGGTCCTAAAGGACAGCCCTTCAAACAAAGGGGGTTCTTTAATGCTTTGAACCGGGCTTGCTGCGCCAGGGATATTCGTGATAGTAGTGGGCGGCTTTACCGTTTCCACGCGCACCAATTTCGGCATACCCTGGCTACCCAAATGATCAATAATGGAGTACCACAGCATATTGTGCAACGTTTTCTGGGACATGAGTCACCCGAGATGACAATGCGCTATGCTCATATTCACGACCAAACCCTTAAAGAAGCATATATTCGTTTTCGAAGTCAGGTTATTGACATTACAGGGCAGGTAGTAACAGCGACGCAGGTCAATTCAGGTGAAATGCAATGGTTCAAGAAAAACATCCTGGCTCAAACACTACCCAATGGCGATTGTGCTCTGCCGGTAGTTGCCGGACCGTGCCCACACGCTAATGCTTGCCTGACTTGTACTCATTTTCGCACGGATGCCAGTTTTCTGGAACGTCATA
- a CDS encoding FitA-like ribbon-helix-helix domain-containing protein, which yields MSQEITVNLPEPVYQRLKERAEQTRRSVEDELVEIAATIIPEDEKLPADLANTVAALQLLDDKTVWQAARTHLSAKQIGRMEKLHDKRRNNSLTVAEEKELTDLINDYEKVIVLRSEAMDILIERGYDISKLTKLTNKKIA from the coding sequence ATGAGCCAGGAGATAACTGTAAACTTGCCGGAACCGGTCTACCAGCGCCTTAAAGAACGGGCAGAACAAACCCGACGAAGCGTTGAAGACGAGTTGGTTGAGATTGCGGCCACCATCATCCCGGAAGATGAGAAATTACCAGCAGATTTGGCAAATACAGTAGCAGCTTTGCAATTATTAGATGACAAAACAGTATGGCAGGCAGCTCGTACTCATCTCTCAGCAAAGCAAATAGGTAGGATGGAAAAGCTGCATGATAAACGCCGTAATAACTCGTTGACAGTTGCTGAAGAAAAGGAATTGACTGACCTGATCAATGATTATGAAAAGGTTATTGTGCTCCGCTCCGAAGCAATGGATATTCTGATTGAGCGAGGTTACGATATTTCGAAGCTGACAAAGCTGACAAATAAGAAAATCGCGTGA
- a CDS encoding HNH endonuclease, translated as MSSEPFENYLKMFGTLRQSKDRSQWPAETLYAAPYKPILLLSILDLLEQGFIRTNLIELSQELGELFTLYCSKVLSPEKIGNIGMPFYHLTGEGFWHLLPKPGFENLSGDKPSASRLKKVLIGAKFDDALFSLLVIKEVRDAFRNLLVQKYFSESIQHKLIELSQVNKAAFEYSENLLKKPAQNLNIKEVADGSVEYVKQVRDQAFRKAVVKAYNHRCAICGLRVITAEGHTAVAAAHIVPWSISKNDSITNGIALCHLCHWAFDDGVTGISNNYLVLASEQLNLSGNAPGVFLMVRDRPIFKPDIEERLPDLEALHWHRKNVFKLL; from the coding sequence TTGAGTAGCGAACCTTTTGAAAATTATTTGAAGATGTTTGGAACTTTGCGCCAGAGTAAGGATCGCAGCCAATGGCCTGCGGAGACTCTGTATGCTGCCCCATACAAACCTATCCTTTTATTGTCAATTTTAGACCTCCTCGAACAAGGGTTCATAAGAACAAATCTAATCGAGCTTAGCCAGGAACTGGGAGAGCTTTTTACTCTATATTGCTCAAAAGTGTTATCGCCGGAAAAGATAGGCAATATTGGAATGCCTTTTTATCACCTGACAGGCGAGGGTTTCTGGCATCTTCTACCGAAGCCGGGTTTTGAAAATCTGTCTGGTGATAAACCCAGCGCATCCCGATTGAAAAAAGTGTTGATCGGGGCAAAATTTGACGATGCACTATTCAGCTTGTTAGTTATTAAAGAAGTCCGCGATGCTTTTAGAAATCTTTTGGTCCAAAAGTATTTTTCAGAGAGCATTCAGCATAAACTCATAGAATTGAGCCAGGTGAATAAAGCTGCTTTCGAGTATAGTGAGAATTTACTTAAAAAGCCTGCTCAAAACTTAAATATTAAGGAAGTGGCAGACGGTTCGGTAGAATATGTAAAACAGGTGCGAGATCAGGCTTTCAGAAAAGCGGTAGTGAAAGCCTACAATCATCGTTGCGCTATTTGTGGCTTAAGGGTGATTACAGCGGAAGGGCATACCGCAGTAGCAGCAGCGCATATTGTTCCTTGGAGTATCAGTAAAAACGATAGTATTACTAATGGAATTGCCCTTTGTCATTTATGCCACTGGGCTTTTGATGATGGGGTGACGGGAATTTCTAATAATTACCTGGTGCTAGCATCTGAGCAACTTAATTTAAGCGGTAATGCTCCGGGTGTTTTTCTGATGGTACGCGATAGACCGATTTTCAAACCTGACATTGAAGAGAGATTGCCAGACCTCGAAGCGCTGCACTGGCATAGAAAAAATGTTTTCAAGCTTCTCTAA
- the abc-f gene encoding ribosomal protection-like ABC-F family protein — protein MLVRAIQVNKYFGGNLVFDNLDFEIKRGDKIALIGENGSGKSTLFKILAGKQPPDSGTVVIPRGTSIDYLEQEPQANPDDTVLDMVMSADPKIVSLHKQLQELEAHMGDPAVTADPAQFQNILDKYGLIQEQFDRSGGYNYEAKIKSVLKGIGFSEEQLSQPATKLSGGEKKLIGLAQLLVKEPDLLLLDEPDNHLDIKAKDWLEQYIMSHDGAVATISHDRYFLDRFINHIFELEDGKIYEYHCNYSGFREAKQRRLEKEAQLYEMQKRELKELEKTARRLKLWASLNLKFAGRAQSKKRQLNARKAELENTPKPTLNRNTVELEFGQEERSGKIALRLKAVAMTYGTRQLYAPFDLSIHYGERIGLVGPNGSGKTALFKLILGEEIPTTGTVQLGARVKVGYYSQEQETLDLRQTPVDYVRSIQPMIDEKAVALLKGRLLLDYDECFTPIGNLSGGQKSRLQLVGLGLKGINFLLLDEPTNNLDIPSMIVLEDALIDFEGTILVISHDRYFLDQVVDKIVAIENGQIKEYLGNFTDFYERTAGKIDLGTLNMPKRKS, from the coding sequence ATGCTGGTGCGTGCAATCCAGGTTAATAAATATTTCGGTGGCAATCTAGTTTTTGATAACCTGGACTTTGAAATTAAAAGGGGCGATAAAATTGCCTTGATCGGTGAAAACGGCAGCGGAAAATCCACGCTGTTTAAAATCCTGGCTGGCAAACAGCCGCCCGATTCTGGGACGGTGGTTATTCCACGAGGTACCTCGATTGATTATTTAGAACAAGAACCGCAGGCTAATCCGGATGATACCGTACTGGATATGGTAATGAGCGCAGACCCAAAAATTGTCAGTCTCCATAAGCAACTCCAGGAATTGGAAGCCCACATGGGTGACCCTGCGGTTACCGCTGACCCAGCCCAGTTCCAGAATATTTTGGACAAGTACGGCCTAATCCAGGAGCAGTTCGACCGGAGCGGGGGTTACAATTACGAGGCCAAAATTAAGTCGGTTCTTAAAGGTATCGGCTTTTCCGAGGAACAACTCAGCCAACCGGCTACCAAACTGAGCGGTGGTGAGAAAAAGTTAATCGGCTTAGCCCAGTTGCTGGTAAAGGAACCGGACTTACTTTTACTGGACGAACCGGATAATCATCTGGATATCAAAGCTAAAGACTGGCTAGAACAATATATTATGTCCCACGATGGCGCAGTAGCCACCATTTCCCACGACCGCTATTTTTTAGACCGTTTTATCAACCATATTTTCGAGCTGGAAGATGGCAAGATTTACGAGTACCACTGTAACTATTCGGGTTTCCGAGAGGCCAAACAACGCCGGTTGGAAAAAGAAGCCCAGCTTTACGAAATGCAAAAACGCGAGCTAAAGGAGTTGGAAAAAACCGCCCGTCGGTTGAAATTATGGGCTTCTTTGAACCTGAAGTTTGCAGGTCGGGCTCAGAGCAAAAAGCGGCAGCTCAATGCCCGCAAAGCCGAACTGGAAAATACCCCCAAGCCGACCCTCAACCGGAACACGGTCGAGCTTGAATTCGGGCAAGAGGAACGCAGCGGCAAAATAGCCTTGCGGCTGAAAGCAGTAGCAATGACCTACGGCACCCGCCAACTATACGCCCCTTTTGACCTTTCAATCCACTATGGTGAAAGAATTGGCCTGGTTGGGCCAAATGGCAGCGGAAAAACTGCTCTTTTCAAATTGATCCTTGGCGAAGAAATACCAACCACCGGCACCGTCCAACTGGGCGCTCGGGTAAAAGTGGGCTACTATTCACAAGAACAAGAAACACTCGACCTTCGTCAGACCCCGGTAGATTACGTTCGCTCGATCCAACCCATGATTGATGAAAAAGCAGTAGCCCTGCTTAAGGGCCGTCTGCTACTCGATTATGACGAATGTTTTACCCCCATCGGCAATTTGAGCGGCGGTCAGAAAAGCCGTCTGCAACTGGTCGGGTTGGGTCTGAAGGGTATCAACTTTCTGCTTTTGGATGAGCCTACTAACAACCTGGATATTCCTTCAATGATCGTGTTGGAAGATGCCTTGATAGATTTCGAGGGTACTATCCTGGTAATTTCGCATGACCGATATTTCCTTGACCAGGTGGTGGATAAAATTGTAGCTATCGAAAACGGACAGATCAAAGAGTACCTTGGCAACTTCACCGATTTCTACGAACGTACCGCCGGGAAGATCGACCTGGGTACTCTGAACATGCCCAAACGCAAAAGCTAA
- a CDS encoding tyrosine-type recombinase/integrase, translating into MKVQRLSLSGPDHQVAGVSWLLLDDNFLPVIPVQEFLSYLHNLERSPNTIRSYAHHLKLYWQYLTESQLDWSKVGLDELAAFVAWLRNPLPGIISLQPRLAKRSESTINTIVAVVSAFYDYQQRRGFATDLALYRSQSFPQRRYKDFLYHISKSKPVTTRLIKLKVPKRLPKTLTNAQVQQLLEACHNLRDRYLVSLLYQTGMRVGQALGLRHSDIHSWDNLIRIVTRQNNLNQARAKTLQPYSIHVSPELMSLYTRYLLDEFGDTDSDYVFVNLWEGAIGQPLHYESVIDLFHRLSKQTGLAVHPHMLRHTHATELFQNGWDAALVQKRLGHAQVQTTLNTYVHLTEADLKKAYQIYLERRAPRDE; encoded by the coding sequence ATGAAAGTACAACGTTTAAGCCTGTCCGGGCCTGACCACCAAGTGGCGGGTGTAAGCTGGCTGCTTCTGGATGACAATTTTCTACCAGTCATTCCAGTGCAAGAATTTCTGTCATACCTGCATAACCTGGAGCGCTCTCCCAATACTATTCGATCCTATGCCCATCACCTCAAACTTTACTGGCAATATCTGACCGAATCCCAGCTGGACTGGAGTAAAGTCGGTTTAGATGAGTTGGCCGCCTTCGTTGCTTGGTTGCGCAACCCCTTGCCGGGCATTATTTCTCTTCAGCCGCGCCTGGCTAAGCGAAGTGAGTCAACTATCAATACCATAGTAGCGGTAGTCTCCGCTTTCTATGACTATCAGCAACGGCGAGGTTTTGCGACGGATTTGGCACTTTATCGTTCACAATCGTTTCCCCAACGCCGTTACAAAGATTTTCTCTACCATATTTCCAAATCCAAACCAGTGACCACCAGGCTCATCAAACTCAAGGTTCCTAAAAGGCTGCCTAAAACTCTGACTAATGCACAAGTTCAGCAATTGCTAGAGGCCTGCCACAATCTGCGGGATCGCTATCTGGTCAGCCTGCTTTACCAGACGGGAATGCGGGTGGGACAGGCTCTCGGTCTGCGACATTCAGATATTCACTCCTGGGATAACCTTATTCGGATCGTGACACGTCAAAATAACCTTAATCAGGCGCGGGCTAAAACCCTCCAGCCCTATTCCATCCACGTCTCACCTGAGCTTATGTCGCTTTATACCCGCTATTTGCTGGATGAATTTGGCGATACTGACAGCGACTATGTTTTCGTCAATTTGTGGGAAGGGGCAATAGGGCAACCCCTGCACTATGAGAGTGTAATCGATTTGTTTCACCGCTTAAGTAAGCAAACCGGTTTGGCAGTCCATCCCCATATGCTCAGGCATACGCATGCTACTGAGCTTTTCCAAAATGGCTGGGATGCAGCCCTTGTCCAAAAACGCCTGGGGCATGCTCAGGTACAAACCACCCTCAATACCTATGTTCATCTGACTGAAGCTGACTTAAAGAAAGCCTATCAGATCTATCTGGAAAGGAGAGCCCCACGTGACGAATAA
- a CDS encoding HNH endonuclease, with protein MSGTYIPKALRKRVTAQAKYRCGYCLTQEEVVGMEMELDHLVPRAQQGETNEENLWLACSACNNAKNDRTTARDPLTDEEVALFNPRKQVWNEHFRWTPEGDRIIGLTSTGRATIVALNLNRYYLVRSRRIWVKTGWHPPRD; from the coding sequence GTGAGCGGCACATATATTCCGAAAGCTCTCAGAAAACGGGTGACAGCGCAAGCTAAATATCGTTGCGGTTATTGCCTAACCCAAGAAGAAGTTGTGGGAATGGAAATGGAATTAGATCATTTGGTTCCAAGAGCACAACAGGGAGAAACCAACGAAGAAAATCTATGGCTAGCCTGTTCAGCCTGTAATAACGCGAAAAATGACCGTACAACCGCCCGTGACCCTTTAACAGACGAAGAAGTAGCGCTGTTCAACCCCCGCAAACAAGTTTGGAATGAACATTTTCGTTGGACGCCTGAAGGCGATAGGATTATTGGGTTAACCAGTACCGGAAGAGCCACTATAGTAGCCCTGAACCTAAACCGCTATTACCTGGTGCGTTCGAGGCGTATATGGGTAAAGACGGGTTGGCATCCTCCTCGAGACTAA
- a CDS encoding IS110 family transposase, with amino-acid sequence MRLAIRDKLTHALNGWVSRKFNSVLCSSPFSWTKVQKMITPPSETPKQASIGRLFAVGIDVGCEKCSISVLRPDKTVVIKPLEFTNDAQGYAFVLTKLESLGVIPAQITIGLEATGRYWENLYHYLARLGYNLILLHPVQTHQFAQRRGLRAKTDALDAGTIARVVLSDEARPAYVPGDLVATYRELVRLHSNLADEIGRYRNEIHALLFVIFPEYTQVFADPCRPTALSLLKLYPSRQAIAEVPIGILSAKLIELSNGHYGLKTAERLLTLSKKSASSGLASNARAQGLVILCDQLLHTQANLEILESEIAQLLQKDEAAKKLAEIPEFGPKTIAGLRAELGEVGRFTNCNQVVAYAGLDLTVKESGKWKGKVKLSKRGSGRLRRLLYMAALVSLRLKVSAFGDYYRELRKRGMNGRSALMAVMRKMLITAYSLLKNDSTFDPKKVWIGAKFVAKELPLVAQVA; translated from the coding sequence ATGCGACTGGCTATCCGCGATAAGCTTACGCACGCGCTGAATGGTTGGGTGTCCCGTAAGTTCAATAGTGTATTGTGTAGCAGCCCTTTTAGCTGGACTAAGGTGCAAAAAATGATTACTCCTCCATCTGAAACCCCAAAGCAAGCCTCAATAGGTCGGCTGTTTGCCGTGGGTATTGATGTAGGTTGTGAGAAGTGTAGTATAAGTGTACTTCGCCCTGACAAAACAGTAGTCATCAAGCCTCTCGAATTTACTAATGACGCGCAAGGTTATGCTTTTGTGCTGACTAAGCTCGAAAGTTTAGGGGTAATACCAGCTCAAATCACCATCGGCTTGGAAGCGACTGGACGTTACTGGGAAAACTTGTATCACTATCTAGCCAGATTGGGTTATAATTTAATTCTTTTACATCCGGTCCAAACCCATCAGTTCGCACAACGTCGTGGTTTACGGGCTAAAACTGATGCCTTGGATGCTGGAACGATTGCCAGGGTAGTCCTAAGCGATGAGGCTCGACCAGCTTATGTGCCAGGTGATTTGGTGGCGACCTATCGCGAATTAGTTCGGCTTCATTCCAACCTAGCCGATGAAATTGGTCGCTATCGAAATGAAATTCACGCCTTACTTTTTGTTATATTTCCAGAATATACTCAGGTCTTTGCTGACCCCTGCCGCCCCACTGCCCTGTCCTTATTAAAGCTATATCCTAGCCGTCAAGCAATTGCAGAAGTTCCTATAGGAATTCTAAGTGCTAAACTCATTGAATTAAGTAACGGTCATTATGGTTTGAAAACCGCTGAACGGCTACTTACATTGAGTAAAAAATCTGCCAGTAGTGGGCTTGCCAGTAATGCCCGTGCCCAGGGCTTAGTGATTTTGTGCGACCAATTGCTACATACCCAGGCTAACCTTGAGATTTTAGAAAGTGAAATTGCTCAACTACTGCAAAAAGATGAAGCAGCCAAGAAGTTGGCTGAAATCCCCGAATTTGGACCAAAAACCATCGCAGGGTTACGGGCAGAGCTAGGCGAAGTTGGACGTTTTACCAATTGTAATCAGGTGGTGGCCTACGCTGGGCTAGATTTAACCGTGAAGGAAAGCGGAAAATGGAAAGGCAAGGTGAAACTTTCCAAGCGTGGCAGTGGTCGGTTGCGGCGCCTGTTATACATGGCGGCATTAGTCAGTTTGCGTCTTAAAGTATCTGCCTTTGGGGACTATTACCGCGAATTAAGGAAGCGTGGCATGAATGGGCGCAGTGCATTGATGGCGGTTATGCGTAAGATGTTAATCACAGCTTACTCTTTGTTAAAGAACGACAGCACCTTCGACCCGAAAAAAGTCTGGATCGGTGCTAAGTTTGTGGCCAAAGAGTTACCATTGGTTGCTCAGGTGGCTTGA
- the rpsT gene encoding 30S ribosomal protein S20, with product MANLKASIKQIRQDERKTLRNGPVRSSLKTYVKNANISVENGNQESSLESVRIAISKLDKAAQKGIIHKNQAARRKSRLVAKFKSKFDVAS from the coding sequence TTGGCTAACCTGAAAGCATCAATTAAACAAATCCGCCAGGATGAGCGCAAGACCCTACGTAACGGTCCGGTGCGTAGCTCTCTTAAAACCTATGTGAAAAACGCTAATATTTCCGTTGAAAATGGAAACCAGGAATCTAGCCTGGAAAGCGTTCGAATTGCTATAAGTAAATTGGATAAAGCAGCTCAAAAGGGCATTATTCATAAGAATCAGGCTGCTCGTCGCAAATCTCGTTTGGTAGCTAAATTCAAGTCCAAGTTTGACGTTGCTAGCTAA